The following are from one region of the Macaca thibetana thibetana isolate TM-01 chromosome 2, ASM2454274v1, whole genome shotgun sequence genome:
- the LOC126947837 gene encoding LOW QUALITY PROTEIN: putative ankyrin repeat domain-containing protein 19 (The sequence of the model RefSeq protein was modified relative to this genomic sequence to represent the inferred CDS: inserted 2 bases in 1 codon), whose amino-acid sequence MRKLFNLGRRLGQAILGSVHHGYAGPGSHTRDAELRKTHRAAIKGEAAEAEXCLARRSPDVDARDRKGGTALHLACAHGCVEVLTLLLSRKCQIDICDRLNRTPLMKAAHCQEETCSIILLEHGANPNIKDDVYGNTALHDAVCNKETSLAGKLLSHHANIEGAEVFQEALPLQQATAWKHWAVVWVLDPSPMVNLLDADLLIVLFSGVLVIVGLAVEIWLVGPPDGGLISQGLTGEDLMCGVWPAGALSLGDDEHCWEITGAMWAPWTAGMAQRSPTAQSKVDKAGVWMDLVRSCSEILTGQS is encoded by the exons ATGAGGAAGCTCTTCAACTTGGGGAGACGCCTGGGCCAGGCGATCCTGGGCTCCGTCCACCACGGGTACGCGGGTCCCGGGTCCCACACCAGGGACGCGGAACTGCGGAAGACCCACAGGGCGGCCATCAAGGGCGAGGCCGCGGAGGCGGA CTGCCTGGCGCGCAGGAGCCCGGACGTGGATGCCCGCGACAGGAAGGGCGG GACTGCTCTACATTTGGCCTGTGCGCATGGCTGTGTGGAAGTGCTCACTCTCTTGCTGAGCAGAAAATGCCAGATTGACATCTGTGACAGACTGAACAGGACACCTTTAATGAAG GCTGCACATTGCCAGGAAGAGACGTGTTCCATTATTCTGCTGGAACATGGTGCCAATCCAAACATTAAGGAT GATGTCTATGGCAACACTGCTCTTCATGATGCTGTGTGTAATAAGGAGACTTCACTGGCAGGAAAACTGCTTTCCCACCATGCAAATATTGAGGGTG cagaggtctTCCAAGAGGCTTTGCCTCTGCAGCAGGCTACTGCCTGGAAACACTGGGCAGTGGTGTGGGTGTTGGATCCTTCACCAATGGTTAATCTTCTTGATGCTgatctcctgata GTACTTTTCAGTGGAGTCCTGGTCATTGTGGGCCTGGCAGTGGAGATCTGGTTAGTGGGGCCTCCCGATGGGGGTCTAATCAGTCAGGGTTTGACTGGGGAGGACCTGATGTGTGGGGTGTGGCCAGCAGGGGCTTTGTCATTGGGGGATGATGAGCATTGCTGGGAGATCACAGGTGCAATGTGGGCCCCGTGGACAGCTGGGATGGCCCAGAGGAGCCCAACAGCCCAGTCAAAAGTGGACAAAGCAGGTGTTTGGATGGACCTGGTGAGATCTTGCTCAGAGATCCTGACAGGACAAAGTTAA
- the LOC126947928 gene encoding LOW QUALITY PROTEIN: endogenous retrovirus group K member 19 Env polyprotein-like (The sequence of the model RefSeq protein was modified relative to this genomic sequence to represent the inferred CDS: substituted 1 base at 1 genomic stop codon), with translation MRNREGNNVGERLCLCFTRRKSASSLGTYNLQKKLPSTKKAEPPTWAQLKKLTQLAEKSLKKTRVTRTPENMLLAGLMIVSTVVSLPMSAGAAAANFIYWDYVPFLPLIWAVTRMDNPTEVCVNNRAWVPGPTDDHGPAQPEEEGMMINISIGYDCSPICLGKAPGCLMPTTQNWLVEAPTVSATSRFTYHLVSGMSLGPQINNLQDSSYQRSLKFRPKGKPXPREIPKKSKDPKVLVLEEYVADTAVVLQNNEFGTIIDWALQGQLYYDCTGQTHSYSQAPSVWPTNPDYDSDLTERLDQVYRRLESPYPWKWGEQGISLPRPKLVSPVTGPEHRSKRLIFTLIAVIMGLIAVTATAAAAGTALHSSVQTAECVHSWQNNSSKLWNSQTQIDQKLANKLMILDKLSLGWEIGS, from the coding sequence atgagaaaTAGGGAAGGTAATAATGTGGGGGAGAGGCtttgcttgtgtttcaccaggagaaAATCAGCTTCCAGTTTGGGTACCTACAACTTACAAAAGAAGTTACCATCCACCAAGAAAGCGGAGCCACCGACCTGGGCCCAACTAAAGAAGCTGACACAGTTAGCTGAAAAAAGCCTGAAGAAAACAAGGGTAACACGAACTCCAGAGAATATGCTGCTTGCAGGTTTAATGATTGTATCAACGGTGGTAAGTCTCCCTATGTCTGCAGGAGCAGCTgcagctaattttatttactgGGACTATGTGCCTTTCCTGCCCTTAATTTGGGCAGTCACACGGATGGATAATCCTACTGAAGTATGTGTTAATAATAGAGCATGGGTACCGGGCCCCACAGATGACCATGGCCCTGCCCAGCCTGAAGAAGAAGGAATGATGATAAACATTTCCATTGGGTATGATTGTTCTCCTATATGCCTGGGGAAGGCACCAGGATGCTTAATGCCTACAACCCAAAATTGGTTGGTAGAAGCACCTACTGTCAGTGCCACCAGTAGATTTACTTATCACTTGGTAAGTGGAATGTCACTCGGgccacaaataaataatttacaggACTCTTCCTATCAAAGATCATTAAAATTTAGGCCTAAGGGGAAACCTTAACCCAGGGAAATTCCCAAAAAATCAAAAGACCCAAAGGTCTTAGTTTTGGAAGAATATGTGGCTGATACTGCAGTGGTATTACAAAACAATGAATTCGGAACTATTATAGACTGGGCCCTTCAAGGCCAATTATATTATGATTGTACAGGCCAGACTCACTCATATTCACAGGCCCCATCCGTCTGGCCCACTAATCCGGACTATGATAGTGATTTAACTGAAAGGCTGGACCAGGTTTATCGAAGGTTAGAATCGCCCTATCCATGGAAATGGGGTGAACAGGGAATTTCATTACCTCGACCAAAATTAGTTAGTCCTGTTACTGGTCCTGAACATAGGTCCAAAagacttatttttactttaattgcaGTGATTATGGGTCTTATTGCAGTCACAGCTACTGCTGCGGCTGCTGGAACTGCTTTACACTCCTCTGTTCAAACTGCAGAATGTGTACATAGTTGGCAAAATAATTCCTCAAAATTGTGGAATTCTCAGACCCAAATAGATCAAAAATTGGCAAACAAATTAATGATCTTAGACAAACTGTCCCTTGGATGGGAGATAGGCTCGTGA